The following coding sequences are from one Macrobrachium rosenbergii isolate ZJJX-2024 chromosome 36, ASM4041242v1, whole genome shotgun sequence window:
- the LOC136856492 gene encoding tigger transposable element-derived protein 1-like: MAPKQQNSSSDASASKKPRKSITMEVKYDVIKRSEKGESNTEIGCALGLNRTMVVTIVKDKQRILKHVQEAAPMKATVINVKQRSQNVVEMEKLLLIWLEDQNQRRVPNDSVAAESFPSGLAEIIRKGGYTAKQVFNVDETGLFWKRMPNRTYISKEERSAPAHKARKKKLTLLFGANASSDLKLKPLLVYLAENPRAFKGVFKRHLPVIWKSNKKAWVTLMVFED; the protein is encoded by the exons atggctccaaaacagcagaattcATCATCTGATGCTAGTGCATCCAAGAAGCCGAGGAAGAGCATCACCATGGAAGTCAAGTACGACGTAATTAAGCGTTCAGAGAAGGGTGAGAGTAACACCGAAATAGGCTGTGCCTTGGGCCTTAACAGAACAATGGTTGTTaccatagtgaaggacaagcagcgtATTCTGAAGCATGTGCAAGAAGCTGCACCAATGAAGGCAACGGTGATTAACGTGAAGCAACGCAGTCAGAACGTggtggagatggagaagttattgttgatctggctggaagaccagaaccaacgacgtgttcca AATGATAGCgtagcagcagaaagtttccctagtggtttggctgagataattaggaaaggtggttacactgctaaacaggtatttaatgtagatgagacagggttattttggaaaagaatgccaaatcgtacatacatttccaaggaggagaggtcagcACCAGCCCATAAAGCTCGTAAGAAGAAgctgactttactctttggggcCAATGCTAGTAGCGATTTGAAGCTTAAGCCCTTGCTAGTGtacttggcagaaaatcccagggctttTAAGGGTGTTTTCAAGAGACACCTCCCTGTCATTTGGAAGTCCAACAagaaagcttgggttaccttgatGGTCTTCGAGGACTGA